The Engystomops pustulosus chromosome 2, aEngPut4.maternal, whole genome shotgun sequence genomic interval AAACTGTTCTCGAACAAAGAGTCCAGCCATTCCAGGTCATCCTTGGAGAGTGTGGACCTGGGGGATAGACTCTGTACGATGATATTCCTCCTGCTCACTGTCTGATGCATCGTCGTAGATCCGAACAAAGTTGTGCAGGATAACGCAGGCTTGCACTACCAACTTCACATTGTCCGGCTGAATCAAGCTATGGAGAACCCAACACTTGAATCCCAAATGTGCACTCCACATACAGTCTTGCAGGGGTGAGCCAGTGTTGAAAATGTGTCTCCGATCATCTAAACCATAATCATCCTTAATCATTAAGGATAACAAATGGTGCAGGAGATCCAGAAGATCCAGGCAGACATCTTGATTCTGGAAGGGCAAGCTGGCTAGTGCAAAGCCGATCACCCATTCTGGAATccctgaagaccgctgcatcTGCAGAACTTCCATAGACCCCAGTATCCACAATTACAAACTTGTAATCAGTGTCAGCCAAGGCCATCAGGACCATGGAAAAATAATGCTTATAATTGAAAAATTAGGACGCTGAGTGAGGCAGCTTCTTCACATCCTACGAAATTTGGAAATTGCTCAGAGTTCTGGAAACCGTCAGATATCTggatccagtcttcagcagtGGGCTCAGACATCACTGCAGCTTTCATTTTGCAGGTCGATCGAACAATCTGAGAAATGGTGGAAACACCCAACAGGAACTCTTAGTGCTGAAGTGCAAACAAATTCCCAATGGAAAGAACCCTGATTAAAAAACTGCAGAAAAAAGATAGTCATACCGCAGTCTCACGATGAGCCTTTCCTCTGGAGAGATGGACCGGCTTATGTTCATATCCTGAAACCGGAGGCCAAATGTGGCAATAGTCATCCGGACATAGTTGTGAAACTTGTCAGGATGATGTCGCAGGCTGTTGTACCTCTGGAGGTATCTAAGCAGGACTCAGTCCAGGAGATGGTTGTCCCCAGGGTTGTATGCAATTGAAAGAGTAAATAAATGGCAGAAACCACAGCCAGAAAACAGCAATGCCTAACCACGCTCTCTGTGAAGCCAAAATGGCATCTGGTAGggtcaggtgaccaaatttggggCTTCATtagccagcccaccgtattttatatggatacggtaAAGATACAGTGCCATACGTTGAAATATGGTTGCAATACGTTCCTTATTTAAGgccagaatacagccatatatacagaacagaaaagaccatatggtcgtgtgcatgaggcctaacagtGGATATCTTCGTTTCTGTGTTACTTAGAAACACAACCCAGATATGATATAGAAGGGATATTCTCCACTTAAATAGAGCACAAGACATTCTCCTCTTAAATAGAGCATGCATCAAGAGATATAGTACAACCATTTGAAGTGAGCCCCCTCCCCTCAGCCTATAAGCTAAAGGCAAAatgcataatttgtaaaaaatACATGCACGCTCTCTATCTAACCTGGAAAGGGTAAGGGGAATATCAAATGATAACCGCACAGTTATTGCTTGCTGTTTTGCTAAAGTGAGTATGAGAATTGCTGGAAATGTAACACTTTATTTAGATGCAAGGGGAAAGGCAGGTAGATGTCACCTAGGGCTAGCTGTGACATTTAAGGAATGTTGGAGGAAGATGCAACAATAAACATTAAAATGACCAATTTTGTAGCATCAGTCACTTAAACTTCAATGGTTCTAAGAGGTAGGGAAGATTCTGAAACCACCACTTCGGCATCGAGAGCTAGCCACCACAGTgtatgcttaaagaggacctgtaacccagaaattcagcactaagagctgcttactaaattaagcaactcctagtgctacaacaaacgcagcagtgttacactgctagcgttatcggaaacctctcaAAGCGGGGGAGCAAGCGGGGCCGTCCAGAGAAGAGGcagtgccccctcatgaatacgccgtttctattgtactccgcagcgCTGTAAGATagcattatcagaggtttctgataactctatcattgtaacactgctgcgtatGTTTTAGCACTcttagtgccgaatttctgggtgacaggtcctctttaaaccttATGTTTTCTTGTCTAAAATAGAGTACTGGGCAAATGTTTCAGGTAGATGTGGTGAAAATGCTGTTAAGTAAGAATGCTTTCAAATGCAGAAGCATTCATAGAAGTGTTCAAATTAACTCTAAAGCAAAACTATCTACCAGGAAcaggtcaccagggacctaattttcactatagtcaggttacagaagcctattacagctggattgcaaagatgcctttctgccttttttgtGCATTTGCAAATACAATGTAATTTTTTgagttttaacttacctggcttcatggcaaaatcctctgtttagtcccagggtgtTGGCTATGGTTTGCatgaatttcaaaaaacaacacatgacttgtgtgtgctgctcactcctctgcTCTCAGCCCCCACAGCATGTGTTTCCTTTTACTTTGGCTCACCTATTGTTACTGTAATTACAATAAAGTTTTGTATACATGTGATATAAATTTCAATAAAGAGAACATAATTTTTATGATGAATATATTTCTTATTTTAGGAGAATAACcaagaaatatataaaagagTAAGTATTAAAAAAGCACATtatttactatataatacaccGTTTCTCACACTGtccatttttatagtttttgtttCACTACTCCAGAGCACGAGATCCTACCCACAAAACTGGGGTAAGTACAAGCTACCTAACCCAAGCTAAATATAAAATGATATTTatcaacaaaatttaaaaaaattaaaaaacaggaTCATACTATGGCTTTATACCTGTTGAGGTCTATGGGGTACTATTGTACCATCAGATTTAACTTTATTCTCTTTTGGGGTTGTTGGCATAACCCCTTTGTATAGGAGTAGGACTTCAATATAACCTAGTAAATCTTTGGTTTATATTCCCTTCTTCTGTAGTTAATTATTTTTAGAACAaacttaggctacctgcacagtTGTCAAAATtggttgtgaattttttttttatggccattTTGAATCAGCTTAGCATTTGTTTATTCAGTGAGACTCGTGAATTGTAGTGTATAAATAAATGATCAGTGAAAAATGGATCTAACTAGAACACTGTGTCTGATAAAAAGATAGACAGAAACATACGTTTTTATAGCTTGATGTCTGTATTGAATTTtgtcaaataatttttattacaaaGATTGGCCACAAATAATTTATAGTAAAAGAAGGGTATTGTTGTACGTTGTTGTCCTTTTTGCAGGAATCTCACATAACCACAGAAGAGTATACAAAAAAGGTAAGTATTTATTTACTGATTgttaaatgttaataaaaattatGTATCATTATAGACAAAGGTTAACAAAGAAATCTGACTCTTGACTGAAtcataagtattttttttttattataatgtaatcTACATAACAATCAATAATGCTGCTcctcaggtttttttttcttcttctaaaGGACAAAAGGAAGTAAGTTATGCTTTTGGGTTTGGCTTATAAATACTGATCAATATACTGCCATCTGTATATgttcttaaatggaacctgtcaccacaacccCCATTTTTCATCACGCACATAACATGACAATTTGTGAGTAGTATAGGTACACTATAATCATATAACATATTTTACCTGGCTCTCTTAAAAGTCTCAGGGTCAGGAAATCAAATCTGCTCCTGGATCTTTTTCCCAGCCCACATGCTCCAGTCCTTCCCTCTGACATCACGGATAGGCGGCAGCAAGGAATCACTAGAATTAGCATAATTGCTGGTATTATAGAGTCCACAATTTAAGGGACAAGACTAGAGTCTGTTCCTTTTCTATTCCAACCAACAAAACAGTAATCTAAAACATAACCACAAAGAAATAGGAATAACCAAAGTGACCTTCCAAGGTGTCAGCTGAAAACATATACCAGAAACTCTTTACCTTTGGGAATGCCCCAAGCAGGGGTTGTATTCGTCTATTCAAATCAATTATAGCTTACATAACCAAACTGAAAAGGAAAAAATAACTAGGCCACAATGGGCCAATCTTACCACAAAGGTGGGGCAGAGTCTAAGTGTGGTTGCTCAAAAGTACAATAGTGAATATTAGCTGCGGCTGGTGGCTATTATTACAGCTGCCAGCGCCAACCACCAGGACACCGGCAcatgcacattttttattttctttgcaaAATTAAGAATACTTAATGATCTCTCCTGATGATCCCAGAACATATTAATGGGGGAAATGTGTAGTGGGGCTAATGCTGCAAAAATAGATGCAGTCTATTTAGCTGAGACACTTGGAGAGCAGGAAGAGAAAGCAGGGTCAGTGCAGAGTGAGTACTAGTAGAAGTATGATTGAGCTCCTTGTCTAACACTGTACCTATGTTCCCCCTGTTGACCATTAATACACATAACACCCTCCCTGGCGTACAAATAAACGCAGAAGGTGAATTTTCACATATGGAAATTTGCTGGCTGCAGCAAGTGTGCAGACGCGGGGACAAGAACCACTGGCGCTGGCACACTCCTTTGCCGACCATGCCGCCCTGGCAAAGAGGTGTCAGAAAGGGGGAAATAACTGCTGTGGTGCAGACGccctaataaatgccccccattgtgtGTATATTTCTATATTAATGCATGTAGTAAATTAATATTTCTAagaaatatgtattttatattttacaggaTAGCTCTGGTGCCATGGGAagaccttttttcctttttcgggTATGCTACTGTTATAATTGTTAATATGTAAATAGAACTGCATTACTGATAAACAAGAACAGTCTCCAGGCTTACCTTATCGGATACAGTATAACATATGTCCAATAAATGGAATCCGATCCCTGATACCTTGAGAATGGAGGACCCTAAACCATGTCTTGTGACTGTAGAGTTTTTAAGCCCATGtcaatacatatacagtatatgatattgCACTTGCTAATCAAATTCTttccttttctatttttttgtatttcaatagccgagaaatggaagaaAAGTTTCCATAGAGGAACAATAATACTTCCATATATTCTGAAAGGTATGTCAGAAAAATGATGAACCTGCAAGTTTAGACTAAAAACAGACCTTTGAattgtattatacaggcagtccgctggttacatacaagctaggttctgtaggtttgttcttaagttgaatttgtacgtaagttggaactgtatattttataattgtaaccccagacaatttttttttggtctctgtgtcaattggattgtaaaaatgtcggattgtcataagaaccaggattaacaataaagcttcattacagacgcctgtgataactcttATAGTTGTCTATtggagcctggggctaaagtacagtaaattaccaatatcctgaggtccgtttgtaactaggggtcgtctgtaagttgggtgttcttaagtaggggaccacctgtactgcaaTCATGTGTTAACCTGTACATAAATCTACATCCAAAGTAGTAATGAGATGTTTCATTTGTCCAGGGATCTTGTAGGCACATAAGCTGTTCCCTATGCAGTAACTACAAGAGCCCAGCAGCCCTGTCAGACTCTTCCCTGCCCTCTCTAACAACCTGGTCAATTTAAGACTATAAGAAAACACTGATGTTTAACTATTTGAATTCCACTGTCAAAgcagacagcagcatttcaatagTAAAGAGAATGGCCTCCTTTTCCTCCACCATTGGCACTTTCACATTATGAtcaagtgatcaaaaaaattatCACAATTTGAAAAGAAAAAGGGAAAGACATTAAAGTAAACAAAAATGTTTGCTGATGTCATGACCACAAAGACCCCAAAATAATGGAG includes:
- the NMS gene encoding neuromedin-S, which codes for MEGLDIPESERLSFCFSQWTALSNQPQIANFLIDLCSSIYNRMKVNEENNQEIYKRFLFHYSRARDPTHKTGESHITTEEYTKKDSSGAMGRPFFLFRPRNGRKVSIEEQ